In Halobacillus amylolyticus, the following proteins share a genomic window:
- a CDS encoding MaoC family dehydratase N-terminal domain-containing protein codes for MLKHGIGKRSNKVKNTVERGAVKKFAEAIGDLHPIFICEETGKQSRYNHNIAPPTFPRVFDYGTIEELNLPSKGLIHGEQIYHYERPLMVGEDIQCYSEVKDYYERNGKSGEMGFLLLKRYGEDLEGNLIFTEEQVVIITEAVRKEMMV; via the coding sequence GTGTTAAAGCATGGCATTGGAAAAAGGTCTAATAAAGTAAAGAACACAGTTGAAAGAGGGGCTGTGAAAAAGTTTGCCGAAGCTATCGGCGACTTGCACCCCATTTTTATTTGTGAGGAAACTGGAAAACAATCGAGGTATAACCATAACATCGCTCCCCCTACGTTTCCCAGGGTGTTTGACTATGGAACCATCGAGGAGTTGAACTTGCCTTCGAAGGGTTTGATCCACGGAGAACAAATCTACCATTATGAACGGCCACTAATGGTTGGAGAAGACATCCAATGTTATTCGGAAGTGAAAGATTACTATGAGAGAAATGGAAAAAGTGGAGAAATGGGATTTCTACTTTTGAAAAGGTATGGAGAAGATCTCGAAGGAAATCTCATTTTCACAGAAGAGCAGGTTGTCATTATAACTGAAGCGGTGCGGAAGGAGATGATGGTGTGA
- a CDS encoding SDR family oxidoreductase: MHIKELFDLSGKTAIVTGGGRGLGKQIAEGFAESGANVVVCSRKEGACQEVSEQLTKLGVKSLALKCDITNSDDIQHVVDKTVEQFGRIDILVNNSGATWGAPVEEMPIEAWQKVINVNVTGTFLMSQAVGKVMLEQEAGKIINIASVAGLKGSNPEYMDTIGYNSSKGAVITFTKDLAVKWGPRGIYVNAIAPGFFPTKMSKVLIEKGEDAFLKGTPLRKFGSENDLKGAAVFLASPASDYITGDIMVVDGGSHAM; encoded by the coding sequence GTGCATATAAAGGAACTGTTTGACCTTTCGGGGAAAACCGCGATTGTAACTGGTGGAGGTAGAGGGTTAGGAAAACAGATCGCTGAAGGATTTGCCGAGTCAGGGGCTAATGTTGTTGTCTGCTCAAGGAAGGAAGGGGCATGTCAGGAAGTCAGCGAACAACTGACTAAATTGGGCGTGAAATCACTCGCATTAAAATGTGATATCACGAATTCTGATGATATCCAACATGTAGTGGATAAGACCGTGGAGCAATTCGGGCGCATTGATATTCTTGTGAACAACAGTGGTGCTACTTGGGGAGCTCCTGTTGAAGAGATGCCGATAGAAGCATGGCAAAAAGTCATCAATGTAAATGTGACGGGAACATTTCTGATGTCCCAAGCCGTCGGAAAGGTCATGCTTGAGCAAGAGGCAGGAAAAATTATTAATATTGCTTCTGTTGCAGGGCTAAAAGGCTCAAACCCAGAGTATATGGATACCATCGGCTATAATTCCAGCAAAGGAGCGGTCATTACGTTTACGAAAGATTTGGCCGTCAAATGGGGGCCAAGGGGTATTTATGTAAATGCCATTGCCCCAGGATTTTTCCCTACTAAAATGTCCAAGGTATTAATTGAAAAAGGGGAAGATGCTTTCCTAAAAGGGACACCCTTAAGAAAGTTCGGTTCAGAAAATGATTTGAAAGGTGCGGCGGTATTCCTTGCTTCCCCTGCATCAGATTATATTACTGGAGATATTATGGTCGTAGATGGTGGTTCTCATGCGATGTAA
- a CDS encoding SDR family NAD(P)-dependent oxidoreductase — translation MNRFIDSIAVVTGAGSGIGEQTAIQLANQGARIVLVGRTSSKLERVADTINNALPEPVAEVFTADVTKEEDVQELGQFIQQKYGDLHVLINNAGASGKSTILEMEASEWERIQDTNLKSVFLVSKILGKIIIEGSEQAGQNGNTTNRSIVNVASLSGHKAGAKIPHYSSSKAAVINFTKALAVEFAPYGIRVNSVSPGFAETPLTEEGLKNKRFEEAIQRNTALNRVGKPEEIASVISFAASSGASYMTGTDLLVDGGWLVT, via the coding sequence TTGAATAGATTTATAGATTCCATAGCGGTTGTGACAGGAGCAGGTAGTGGTATCGGTGAGCAGACAGCCATTCAATTGGCTAATCAAGGAGCAAGGATAGTATTAGTTGGGCGCACATCCTCTAAGCTTGAGAGAGTGGCAGATACAATCAATAACGCTTTGCCTGAACCCGTTGCAGAAGTTTTTACTGCTGATGTGACAAAGGAAGAAGATGTTCAGGAACTTGGACAATTTATTCAACAAAAGTATGGCGACCTCCATGTGTTGATTAATAATGCCGGGGCTTCAGGTAAATCTACTATATTAGAGATGGAAGCAAGTGAATGGGAGCGGATTCAGGACACAAACTTAAAAAGTGTCTTCCTCGTATCGAAAATACTTGGTAAGATTATCATAGAAGGCAGTGAGCAAGCGGGACAGAACGGCAATACAACGAACCGTTCCATTGTCAATGTTGCTTCGTTGTCAGGTCATAAGGCGGGGGCAAAGATTCCCCATTACAGCTCTTCTAAAGCAGCGGTGATTAATTTTACAAAAGCGTTAGCAGTGGAGTTTGCCCCCTATGGAATACGGGTCAATTCCGTATCCCCCGGGTTTGCTGAAACACCACTGACTGAAGAAGGATTAAAGAATAAGCGATTTGAAGAAGCCATTCAGAGGAATACAGCGTTGAACCGGGTTGGTAAACCAGAAGAAATTGCCAGTGTCATTTCATTTGCAGCCTCGAGTGGGGCTTCTTATATGACAGGAACCGATCTATTAGTAGATGGTGGATGGCTAGTTACGTAA
- a CDS encoding acyl-CoA dehydrogenase encodes MNFEYTEKVQELQRKLNAFMEEYIYPNESVYEEQLNKEARFASVPPIMEELKEKAKEAGLWNLFLPDSEYGAGLTNVEYAPLCEIMGRSSIAPEVFNCAAPDTGNMELLERYGSKEQKEKWLTPLLDGEIRSCFSMTEPDVASSDATNIKTSIIRDGDEYVINGTKWWSSGAGDPRCKIAIVMGKNDPDAPKHEQQSMILVPLDTAGVDIKRTLPVFGYDHAPHGHAEIEFKNVRVPAANLIWGEGKGFAIAQGRLGPGRIHHCMRTIGAAERALEDMCKRVNEREAFGKKLADQGVIGEWIADSRIDIEQARLLTLKAAYMMDTVGNKEAKAEIAMIKVIAPNMALKVIDRAIQAFGAAGVSDDYSLAAKWANIRTLRLADGPDEVHRRAVAKYELRKNQ; translated from the coding sequence ATGAACTTTGAATATACAGAAAAAGTTCAAGAATTGCAGAGAAAATTGAATGCATTTATGGAGGAATACATTTATCCTAATGAGTCGGTTTATGAGGAACAGCTTAATAAGGAAGCACGCTTTGCTTCCGTTCCACCGATCATGGAAGAGTTAAAGGAAAAGGCGAAAGAAGCAGGATTATGGAATTTATTTTTGCCTGATAGTGAGTATGGAGCTGGGTTGACAAACGTGGAATATGCTCCCTTATGTGAAATCATGGGTCGCTCAAGCATTGCTCCGGAAGTTTTTAACTGTGCCGCGCCCGATACAGGCAATATGGAGCTCCTTGAGCGGTATGGTTCCAAGGAGCAAAAGGAAAAGTGGTTAACTCCATTATTAGATGGGGAAATCCGGTCTTGTTTTTCCATGACGGAACCTGACGTCGCTTCATCGGATGCCACGAACATTAAGACAAGTATTATTCGAGATGGTGATGAGTATGTCATCAATGGGACGAAATGGTGGTCATCTGGAGCGGGAGACCCGCGATGTAAAATAGCGATCGTGATGGGCAAAAATGATCCAGATGCTCCTAAGCACGAGCAGCAATCGATGATTCTTGTTCCTCTCGATACGGCTGGGGTTGATATTAAGAGAACTCTTCCGGTCTTTGGTTATGACCACGCCCCACATGGTCACGCTGAAATTGAATTCAAAAATGTGCGCGTTCCCGCTGCCAACCTGATATGGGGAGAAGGGAAAGGGTTTGCCATTGCCCAGGGAAGGCTCGGGCCGGGAAGAATCCATCATTGTATGAGGACAATTGGTGCCGCGGAGAGAGCATTAGAAGATATGTGCAAACGTGTAAATGAACGGGAGGCTTTTGGTAAAAAGCTTGCTGATCAAGGTGTGATTGGAGAATGGATTGCGGATTCGAGAATTGATATAGAACAGGCTCGGTTACTTACATTAAAAGCCGCCTATATGATGGATACAGTTGGAAATAAGGAAGCGAAGGCAGAAATCGCCATGATTAAAGTCATAGCTCCCAACATGGCACTGAAAGTAATCGATCGGGCGATTCAAGCCTTCGGAGCAGCAGGCGTCAGCGATGATTATTCATTGGCAGCCAAATGGGCAAACATTCGAACATTACGTTTAGCGGATGGACCTGATGAAGTCCACCGTAGAGCAGTTGCGAAATATGAGCTGAGAAAGAACCAATAA
- a CDS encoding MaoC/PaaZ C-terminal domain-containing protein, whose protein sequence is MKELKDLQIGESLQDVTLSPVSRLDLIKYAGASGDYNPIHTIDEEAEKAGLPGIIAHGMWTMGNLAKLFTPYYEEGFIEDYTIRFKGMVFLNDVVTLNATLDDNEEEKMKFKVNATNQDGNEVIKGNVVLCKI, encoded by the coding sequence GTGAAGGAACTAAAAGATTTACAAATCGGTGAATCACTTCAGGATGTAACCCTTTCGCCAGTTTCCAGGCTTGACCTAATTAAGTATGCGGGTGCTTCAGGCGACTACAACCCGATCCATACCATAGATGAGGAGGCAGAAAAGGCCGGCTTACCTGGCATCATTGCCCATGGAATGTGGACGATGGGCAATCTCGCAAAACTTTTCACCCCCTATTATGAAGAAGGGTTTATTGAAGACTACACGATTAGATTTAAAGGGATGGTCTTTTTAAATGACGTGGTCACATTGAATGCGACCTTGGATGATAATGAGGAAGAGAAAATGAAATTTAAAGTGAACGCGACCAATCAAGATGGAAATGAAGTGATCAAAGGAAATGTGGTGCTTTGTAAAATTTGA
- a CDS encoding acyl-CoA thioesterase yields MSYDIDVTVRFCETDAAGHVNNTSYFIYLEEARGKYFENVLPDNETSGRFIIAGTECNFLSQAYFNQRLTVSTWVSKIGTKSFRFNHSIKAADTGVLIAEAEAAIVCFNYEEQKSEPIPSSIRKVLEEQLVAN; encoded by the coding sequence ATGAGCTATGATATAGATGTCACAGTAAGGTTTTGTGAAACAGACGCTGCTGGGCATGTGAATAATACGAGTTACTTCATTTATTTAGAAGAAGCACGCGGGAAGTATTTTGAAAATGTTCTACCGGATAATGAAACGTCGGGAAGGTTTATTATAGCTGGGACGGAGTGTAACTTTCTGAGTCAAGCCTATTTTAATCAAAGATTGACTGTTTCCACATGGGTTTCGAAAATAGGGACGAAGAGTTTCCGTTTCAACCATAGCATTAAGGCAGCTGACACGGGAGTCTTGATTGCTGAAGCCGAAGCAGCTATTGTTTGTTTCAATTATGAGGAGCAAAAGAGTGAACCTATCCCATCATCGATCAGGAAAGTGTTAGAAGAACAGCTAGTGGCCAATTAG
- a CDS encoding long-chain-fatty-acid--CoA ligase, with product MQTRHFEFWPKLSKSITFPETPLIDNLTVSAARYPNHEAIYYYGQTITYRQLMKEVESLAGYLQQNLGVANGEKVLLFMQNSPQFVIGYYAILRAGAVVVPINPMLKTNELEFYVKDCGIENGIIGQELVEQVQPLVDSTSLQNLVIASYSDYKGEDFDEMLPAEVAAPRASFDHPHFFLWEDAIQAGARPGNQNSNADDLAVLPYTSGTTGLPKGCMHTNRTVQANTVGAYHWSRSTTHSKSLMTLPLFHVTGMVHSMHMPIFSGSTMVIMTRWNRETARRLIKEQRCTHWVTISTMLIDFLANPDVKAEDLTSLLGISGGGAAFPKAVGEKLYQLTGLEFAEGYGLSETIAQTHFNPPERPKMQCLGIPSFDVDSRIIDPVTNEEVRTDEIGEIVVNGPQVMVGYYNREDENEASFIELEGKSFFRTGDIGRVDEEGYFFIVDRVKRMINASGYNVWPTEVESYLYDHHAVKQACVVGIPDPRKGENIKAFVILNEEFEGEITEEEIIEWSKQHMAAYKYPRVVEFKKEFPTTNSGKILWRKLQEEEKEKVEGTNKS from the coding sequence ATGCAAACCCGCCACTTTGAATTCTGGCCAAAATTATCAAAGTCCATAACTTTTCCTGAGACTCCTCTTATTGATAATCTAACGGTTTCTGCGGCCAGATATCCTAATCACGAGGCGATTTATTATTATGGCCAAACTATAACGTATCGTCAGCTGATGAAAGAGGTTGAATCTCTGGCTGGATACTTGCAGCAAAACTTAGGGGTTGCAAATGGGGAAAAAGTATTGTTGTTTATGCAAAATTCTCCTCAGTTTGTGATCGGTTATTATGCGATTTTAAGAGCGGGAGCTGTTGTGGTCCCGATCAACCCGATGCTGAAGACCAATGAGCTTGAATTTTATGTGAAGGATTGCGGAATCGAAAATGGAATCATCGGTCAAGAGCTGGTTGAACAAGTGCAACCTTTAGTGGATAGCACCTCACTCCAAAACCTTGTGATCGCATCTTATTCGGATTACAAGGGGGAAGATTTTGACGAAATGTTACCGGCAGAAGTGGCCGCTCCTCGAGCATCCTTTGATCATCCCCATTTCTTCTTGTGGGAGGATGCCATACAAGCAGGGGCTAGGCCTGGCAATCAAAATAGCAATGCCGATGACCTTGCTGTTCTCCCTTATACTTCGGGAACAACTGGTCTTCCTAAAGGGTGCATGCATACGAACCGAACCGTCCAGGCGAATACAGTGGGAGCGTATCACTGGTCTCGTTCGACAACTCATTCGAAGAGTCTTATGACATTACCATTGTTTCACGTAACGGGTATGGTCCACAGCATGCATATGCCGATTTTCAGCGGAAGTACCATGGTGATTATGACGAGGTGGAACCGTGAAACAGCAAGGAGACTGATAAAAGAACAACGATGTACGCACTGGGTGACCATTAGTACGATGTTAATTGATTTCCTTGCCAATCCTGATGTGAAAGCAGAGGATCTTACTTCATTGCTAGGCATTTCTGGAGGAGGAGCTGCCTTCCCTAAAGCTGTTGGAGAGAAGCTGTATCAACTAACTGGCCTTGAGTTTGCGGAAGGCTATGGTTTGTCCGAGACGATTGCTCAAACACACTTTAATCCACCTGAGCGCCCGAAAATGCAATGCCTAGGAATCCCTTCGTTTGATGTAGATTCTCGTATTATAGATCCAGTAACAAATGAAGAAGTTAGAACAGATGAAATAGGGGAAATTGTTGTTAATGGCCCCCAGGTTATGGTCGGTTACTATAATCGGGAAGATGAAAATGAAGCGTCGTTTATCGAACTTGAAGGGAAATCTTTCTTCAGGACAGGTGATATAGGTCGTGTTGATGAAGAGGGATATTTCTTCATTGTCGACCGTGTCAAACGAATGATCAACGCTTCAGGGTATAACGTTTGGCCTACAGAAGTGGAATCCTATCTATATGATCATCATGCTGTCAAGCAAGCCTGTGTGGTTGGAATCCCCGATCCACGCAAAGGGGAGAACATTAAAGCTTTCGTTATTTTGAATGAAGAGTTCGAAGGAGAAATAACGGAAGAGGAAATTATTGAATGGTCTAAGCAACATATGGCTGCTTATAAATATCCCCGTGTTGTTGAATTTAAAAAGGAATTTCCGACAACGAACAGCGGTAAAATTTTATGGCGTAAGCTGCAGGAAGAGGAAAAAGAAAAAGTCGAGGGGACAAATAAGTCGTAA
- a CDS encoding thiolase family protein gives MKRDAVIVSAVRTAIGRQGGTLASIPAHVLGAEVIKESIKRAGVSPELIEDVIFGNVLSGGGNIARLSALQTGLSIHLPGLTVDRQCGSGLNAVNLAAQAIRSGDGDVYVAGGTESMSRAPYLMERPEKAYSPVPPKFRKSQLSPEEIGDPPMGITAENLSDKYKVSREEQDEFAYQSQQRMASAIEEGRFEEQIVPLSVPVRKRDPIEFKTDEHPRPQTTLEALSKLRPAFLEGGSVTAGNSSGLNDAASALTLMSREKAEELGLTPLVTVRESAVAGVDPNIMGIGPVPATKKVLQKSGLTLEDMDIIEINEAFAGQVLACNRELEMNLDKVNVNGGAIAHGHPLGATGAILTTKAIYELERSGGRYALITACIGGGQGIATIIERA, from the coding sequence ATGAAAAGAGATGCAGTAATCGTATCAGCTGTTCGAACAGCTATTGGCAGACAAGGTGGAACGCTGGCTTCCATACCAGCCCATGTCTTAGGAGCAGAAGTTATCAAAGAGTCGATAAAACGTGCGGGAGTTTCACCAGAGCTGATTGAAGATGTGATATTTGGGAATGTCTTGAGCGGCGGAGGAAATATTGCTAGATTATCCGCCTTACAAACAGGACTTTCTATCCATTTGCCTGGATTGACGGTTGATCGTCAATGTGGGTCAGGATTAAATGCTGTAAATCTAGCAGCACAGGCCATTCGGTCAGGGGATGGGGATGTGTACGTGGCAGGCGGAACAGAAAGTATGAGTCGAGCACCCTATTTAATGGAGCGTCCTGAGAAGGCGTATAGCCCCGTACCCCCTAAATTTAGAAAATCACAGCTGTCACCTGAGGAAATAGGCGATCCGCCAATGGGGATTACGGCTGAAAATCTCTCAGATAAATACAAGGTTAGCAGAGAAGAACAAGATGAATTTGCTTACCAAAGCCAGCAGCGAATGGCAAGTGCGATAGAAGAGGGACGGTTTGAAGAGCAGATTGTACCTTTGAGTGTCCCCGTTCGAAAAAGAGATCCGATTGAATTCAAAACGGATGAACATCCAAGACCGCAAACAACTCTGGAGGCTTTATCTAAACTCAGACCGGCTTTCCTTGAAGGCGGGTCAGTGACCGCTGGGAATAGTTCTGGTTTAAATGATGCAGCTTCTGCGCTGACATTGATGTCCAGAGAAAAAGCGGAGGAATTGGGATTAACTCCTTTAGTCACTGTGCGCGAATCTGCAGTAGCAGGAGTGGACCCAAATATCATGGGGATTGGTCCGGTTCCTGCGACGAAGAAGGTTTTGCAAAAGTCAGGGCTTACGCTTGAGGATATGGACATCATCGAAATCAATGAAGCCTTTGCCGGGCAGGTGCTTGCCTGTAATAGGGAACTTGAGATGAACCTCGATAAAGTCAACGTCAATGGCGGCGCGATTGCCCATGGACACCCGCTTGGCGCAACAGGAGCCATATTAACAACGAAAGCGATTTACGAACTGGAACGGTCAGGTGGCAGATATGCTCTTATCACGGCATGTATCGGCGGCGGTCAGGGAATTGCAACCATTATCGAACGTGCATAA
- a CDS encoding TetR/AcrR family transcriptional regulator, which yields MRQKIIDKSIGLFDRKGFTETSIQDIVDELEVTKGTFYYYFKSKQELLRDIHLGFIEYLLKHQEVIISDDSKDSRTKLHDAIYMIIHSIKHRKQSARIFFREMRNLGPEYLEQNVEKRDQFRKNLQGLIEEGISKGEFQSDLNADMITRGILGVTNWSYYWFNPEGSVSDEELAHIYLEMILNGINKKD from the coding sequence ATGAGACAAAAGATTATAGATAAGAGTATTGGTTTATTTGATAGAAAAGGGTTCACGGAAACATCGATCCAGGATATTGTGGATGAACTCGAGGTGACAAAAGGAACGTTTTATTACTATTTCAAAAGTAAACAAGAACTGCTTCGTGATATCCACCTCGGCTTTATTGAATATTTGCTGAAACACCAAGAAGTTATTATAAGTGATGACTCTAAGGATAGCAGGACAAAACTTCACGATGCGATTTACATGATTATTCACAGCATTAAACATCGGAAGCAAAGCGCCAGAATTTTTTTTAGGGAAATGCGAAATCTTGGCCCTGAGTACCTTGAACAGAATGTGGAAAAAAGGGATCAGTTTCGAAAGAATTTGCAGGGGCTCATAGAAGAAGGGATAAGCAAAGGGGAGTTTCAAAGTGATCTGAACGCCGATATGATTACTCGCGGTATTCTTGGGGTGACGAACTGGAGTTACTATTGGTTCAATCCTGAAGGAAGCGTTTCAGATGAAGAGCTTGCCCACATTTATCTTGAGATGATTTTAAATGGGATTAATAAAAAAGATTAA
- the fabG gene encoding 3-oxoacyl-ACP reductase FabG: protein MAGRFDGKVAFVTGGSRGIGKGIVQRFAEEGAKVAIIDVNEEALNETVGEFKEKGFEIFQQVADVVDFEQVESAVKEAHDKFGSIDILVNNAGVIRDNMLFKMTDSDWETVMNVHLKGSFNAARAVQKYMVENKYGRIINISSTSALGNRGQANYATAKAGLQGFTKTLAIELGKFGITANAVAPGFIETEMTKETAARIGISFEDLVKASVDNIPVGRSGKPEDIANAVAFYADENSSFVNGQVLYVAGGPKD, encoded by the coding sequence ATGGCAGGTAGATTTGATGGAAAAGTAGCTTTTGTAACAGGGGGAAGTCGTGGAATCGGTAAGGGTATTGTCCAACGGTTCGCTGAAGAAGGAGCCAAAGTAGCCATTATTGATGTAAATGAAGAGGCGTTAAATGAAACGGTTGGTGAGTTCAAGGAAAAAGGCTTTGAAATTTTTCAGCAGGTGGCGGATGTTGTAGATTTTGAGCAAGTTGAATCAGCTGTGAAAGAGGCCCATGACAAGTTTGGATCGATTGATATATTGGTAAATAATGCCGGGGTTATCCGCGATAACATGTTATTTAAAATGACCGATTCAGACTGGGAAACAGTCATGAATGTTCATTTGAAGGGTTCTTTTAATGCAGCACGTGCCGTTCAGAAGTATATGGTCGAAAATAAATACGGGCGTATTATCAACATTTCCTCAACCTCTGCTCTCGGTAACCGAGGCCAGGCAAACTATGCTACGGCAAAAGCAGGACTCCAAGGGTTTACGAAAACGCTTGCTATTGAATTAGGCAAATTTGGGATTACGGCAAATGCAGTGGCACCAGGTTTTATTGAGACGGAAATGACAAAAGAAACGGCGGCTCGCATCGGTATTTCGTTCGAGGATTTAGTGAAAGCAAGTGTTGACAACATTCCTGTCGGAAGAAGCGGGAAACCAGAGGATATTGCCAACGCAGTAGCCTTCTATGCTGATGAGAATTCATCGTTTGTCAATGGGCAAGTATTGTATGTAGCTGGAGGTCCAAAGGATTAA